The following coding sequences lie in one Methanohalophilus levihalophilus genomic window:
- a CDS encoding coenzyme F420-0:L-glutamate ligase: MKMEVLTVDGLPLVQPGDNIAQMICENIALEDGDIVVIASTIVAKAEGRLFTLEGIVPGELALRLGEKGDRDPRIVQAVLDRSHECLIGYPMMLMQSKGAHVCINAGIDDSNVEGGKFVELPEDSDASACAIGEELERLSGKSLSVIITDTNGRAFRIGQTGVAIGVYHIKPIKDWKGTRDLFGLELKISEEAVADEVAAAANILMGEGNGGNPVVIVRGLNLRTDREVSITDLYRPDNEDIVKQALRSFKQV, from the coding sequence TTGAAAATGGAAGTTCTTACGGTTGATGGCTTGCCTCTGGTGCAGCCGGGGGACAATATTGCGCAGATGATCTGTGAAAACATCGCTCTTGAAGACGGTGATATTGTAGTGATTGCATCCACCATTGTAGCAAAGGCAGAAGGGCGTCTTTTTACACTTGAGGGAATTGTCCCGGGAGAACTAGCTCTGCGTCTTGGTGAAAAGGGAGACAGGGATCCACGGATCGTGCAGGCGGTTCTGGACAGGAGTCACGAATGCCTAATCGGTTATCCCATGATGCTCATGCAGAGCAAGGGGGCTCATGTCTGTATCAATGCGGGAATTGACGATTCCAATGTTGAGGGTGGGAAGTTTGTGGAACTTCCTGAGGACTCCGATGCCAGTGCCTGCGCCATAGGAGAGGAGCTTGAGAGGCTTTCAGGAAAAAGCCTTAGCGTAATCATAACCGATACCAACGGCAGGGCTTTCAGGATAGGACAGACCGGTGTGGCTATCGGTGTTTATCATATCAAACCCATTAAGGACTGGAAAGGCACACGTGACCTTTTCGGGCTGGAACTTAAAATAAGCGAGGAAGCAGTTGCGGACGAGGTGGCAGCGGCAGCTAATATTCTCATGGGTGAGGGAAATGGCGGAAATCCTGTGGTGATTGTGAGGGGGCTAAACCTCCGCACTGACAGGGAAGTTTCAATTACCGATCTTTACCGACCAGATAATGAAGATATTGTCAAGCAGGCCTTACGCAGTTTCAAGCAGGTGTGA
- a CDS encoding cofactor-independent phosphoglycerate mutase, translated as MKYVVLIGDGMADHPIESLGGNTILEAASTPNMDKMAMEGACGLANNVPEGYPAGSDVANMSVLGYDPRKYYSGRAPLEAASMGVSLKEGEVAFRCNLITIENGLILDHSAGHISSGEAAQLIEAVEEELGNDVHFYPGFSYRHLMTAPFGVDCNCTPPHDVLEQPVKDHMPKGEASDELGKLIEASWDILAEHPVNIQRIKEGKKPANSIWFWGQGYAPEFPMFYDLYGLTASVISAVDLIKGLGVYAGMEVLDVPGATGYLDTNYAGKVGFALKALENHDAVFVHVEAPDEAGHMGNIEAKIQAVEDFDGKIVGPILEGVEDLDDDCIVLVLPDHPTPIALRTHTSESVPFVVWSTADFIRDEVTEYTEEQAADGSLGTVEGNDLIDLLVELGEAN; from the coding sequence ATGAAATACGTAGTACTCATTGGTGACGGGATGGCAGATCACCCTATTGAAAGCCTGGGCGGGAACACCATACTGGAGGCCGCTTCAACTCCAAACATGGATAAAATGGCAATGGAGGGGGCATGTGGTCTTGCAAACAATGTTCCGGAAGGATACCCGGCAGGGAGCGATGTGGCGAACATGTCGGTTCTGGGCTATGATCCAAGAAAGTACTACTCGGGACGTGCTCCCCTTGAAGCCGCAAGTATGGGTGTCAGCTTAAAGGAAGGGGAAGTGGCATTTCGCTGTAATTTAATCACCATTGAAAATGGCTTAATTCTCGATCACAGTGCAGGACATATTTCAAGCGGAGAGGCTGCACAGCTTATTGAAGCTGTGGAAGAGGAATTAGGAAATGATGTTCACTTCTATCCTGGATTCAGCTACCGTCATCTCATGACTGCTCCCTTTGGTGTGGATTGTAATTGCACACCGCCCCACGATGTACTGGAGCAACCTGTAAAAGATCACATGCCTAAAGGTGAGGCTTCCGATGAGCTTGGGAAACTGATCGAGGCTTCATGGGATATCCTTGCGGAGCATCCTGTTAACATCCAGAGGATTAAGGAAGGGAAAAAACCTGCAAATTCCATCTGGTTCTGGGGTCAGGGGTATGCACCGGAATTTCCCATGTTTTACGATCTTTACGGGCTTACGGCTTCAGTGATTTCAGCCGTTGATCTCATTAAAGGATTAGGGGTTTATGCGGGAATGGAAGTTCTTGATGTTCCGGGAGCTACCGGTTACCTTGATACTAACTATGCAGGAAAGGTAGGGTTTGCATTAAAGGCACTGGAAAACCATGATGCTGTTTTTGTGCATGTTGAAGCGCCGGATGAAGCCGGCCACATGGGTAATATTGAGGCTAAGATACAGGCAGTTGAAGACTTTGACGGGAAAATTGTAGGGCCAATTCTGGAAGGCGTGGAGGATCTCGATGATGACTGCATTGTTCTTGTATTGCCGGATCATCCGACACCAATCGCCCTGAGAACTCACACGTCGGAGTCAGTTCCTTTTGTTGTCTGGTCTACTGCAGATTTTATCCGGGATGAAGTCACTGAATACACTGAAGAGCAGGCTGCAGACGGTAGTTTGGGAACGGTGGAAGGTAACGATCTTATTGATCTGCTCGTGGAACTCGGGGAAGCGAATTAA
- a CDS encoding deoxycytidylate deaminase, translating to MDERPSTDEYFLEIATVVAKRSTCLRNRVGSVIVRDKQILSTGYNGAPRNMEHCLDIGCIRQQNNIESGTRHEKCRAVHAEQNAIIQAALHGAGIEGATLYCTHQPCILCTKMIINSNIERVVYLNSYPDTDALEFFRDAGVEVENLQPSHLLETA from the coding sequence ATGGATGAGAGACCTTCTACTGACGAATATTTCCTTGAAATCGCAACCGTGGTCGCCAAACGTTCAACCTGCCTGCGTAACCGGGTAGGCTCTGTAATCGTGCGTGACAAGCAAATCCTCTCAACCGGCTACAACGGTGCGCCGAGAAATATGGAGCACTGTCTTGATATCGGGTGCATACGCCAGCAAAATAACATCGAATCCGGCACCCGTCATGAAAAATGTCGTGCCGTTCATGCGGAACAAAATGCGATAATTCAGGCCGCACTGCACGGTGCCGGGATTGAAGGCGCCACCCTTTACTGCACCCATCAACCATGTATCCTGTGCACAAAAATGATAATCAATTCTAATATCGAAAGGGTGGTTTATCTCAACTCGTACCCTGATACCGATGCACTGGAATTCTTCAGGGATGCCGGCGTGGAAGTTGAGAACCTGCAGCCATCACACCTGCTTGAAACTGCGTAA
- a CDS encoding aspartate kinase gives MKFGGTSIADGKKIRHVASLLNDYKKEGHEVVAVTSALGGVTDGLLENAMEASRKGKVPQIKEFMANLAKKHYDAVEEAIDDSTAADEAIEQIDARIDELEKALIGICYLGELTPRSIDYISSYGERLAAPIISGAIRSLGTKSKAFTGGEAGIVTNSNYGKASPLEKTYENVAKTLGEIIEDHIPVVTGFIAESEEGIITTLGRSGSDYTASIIGAAVKADEIWLWKEVHGVMTSDPRIVPDARPIMQISYIEAMELSYFGAKVLHPRTIVPAIKHGIPVRVKNTFEPDFGGTLIVADQTRSEDVVKAVTLIRNVAAINISGAGMVGAIGTAARVFSALADAGVNIIMISQSSSEANMSFVVDDAHLDIAVKALQPELEKNSIADVVCDSNICVVAVVGAGMDGIPGVAGRVFGVLGREKINVIMISQGSSQHNISFVVSSDQAEDAVRVLNREFELGAPREE, from the coding sequence ATGAAATTTGGCGGTACGTCCATTGCGGACGGAAAAAAGATCCGCCATGTCGCCAGCCTCCTCAATGATTACAAGAAAGAAGGGCATGAAGTAGTGGCAGTTACTTCGGCGCTTGGTGGTGTTACTGACGGTTTGCTTGAGAATGCCATGGAAGCTTCCAGAAAAGGAAAGGTTCCACAGATCAAGGAATTCATGGCAAATCTGGCGAAGAAACATTATGATGCTGTGGAAGAGGCCATCGATGACAGCACTGCTGCTGATGAAGCAATCGAACAGATTGATGCCCGCATTGATGAACTTGAAAAGGCACTTATCGGAATTTGCTATCTCGGGGAGCTGACGCCTCGCTCCATTGATTACATTTCTTCCTATGGAGAAAGGCTCGCCGCCCCAATCATAAGCGGAGCAATACGAAGCCTTGGAACAAAATCAAAAGCATTTACAGGCGGAGAGGCAGGTATTGTTACAAACAGTAATTATGGTAAAGCATCTCCCCTGGAAAAAACCTACGAGAATGTAGCGAAAACACTCGGGGAAATTATCGAAGATCATATTCCTGTGGTAACAGGATTTATCGCTGAGAGTGAAGAAGGAATAATCACAACCCTTGGTCGAAGCGGCTCTGACTACACCGCATCAATCATCGGTGCTGCTGTCAAAGCAGATGAGATCTGGTTGTGGAAGGAAGTGCATGGCGTCATGACCAGCGATCCACGTATCGTACCGGATGCACGCCCAATCATGCAGATTTCTTACATTGAGGCTATGGAATTATCCTACTTCGGTGCCAAGGTACTTCATCCAAGGACCATTGTGCCTGCCATCAAGCACGGCATTCCTGTCAGGGTAAAAAATACTTTTGAACCTGATTTTGGTGGAACGCTTATTGTAGCAGACCAGACCCGCAGTGAAGATGTGGTCAAAGCAGTTACACTTATCCGCAATGTTGCAGCAATCAACATTTCCGGTGCAGGAATGGTTGGTGCAATTGGAACAGCAGCACGTGTCTTTTCAGCTCTTGCAGATGCAGGCGTGAATATTATCATGATCAGCCAGAGTTCATCCGAAGCCAACATGTCATTTGTAGTGGATGATGCGCATCTGGATATTGCCGTAAAAGCACTCCAGCCGGAGCTTGAGAAAAACTCTATTGCAGATGTGGTCTGTGACAGCAACATCTGTGTGGTTGCAGTCGTCGGAGCCGGAATGGATGGCATACCCGGCGTTGCAGGGAGGGTTTTTGGCGTATTGGGCCGGGAAAAGATCAATGTTATTATGATCAGTCAGGGTTCATCCCAGCACAACATTTCGTTTGTTGTCAGCTCCGATCAGGCCGAAGATGCAGTCCGTGTACTTAACCGGGAATTCGAACTCGGTGCTCCCAGGGAGGAATGA
- the purM gene encoding phosphoribosylformylglycinamidine cyclo-ligase, whose amino-acid sequence MQEKKLTYADSGVDIHEEEGTIGNLTKSMTYRREGIGAPLTNIGHYAGLMDFGEHALAMATDGVGSKVLIATEIEKWDTVGIDCIAMNVNDLLAIGAEPIGFVDYLAVEKHSEEFARQIGVGLAKGAEISKMSILGGETATLPEIVNGFDLAGTCLGMVKKDEIITGEKVEIGDVLVGLPSSGIHSNGYTLVRRIIEESGYSYHDPLPYNCSKTIGEELITPTRIYMEVLDVIRECNVHGLAHITGSGLLKLQRVTDLGFEFIDPIEPPEVFKFLQKEGGVDEAEMYRTFNMGMGFLIILPPEEAEKAVNLCNGKIVGKIVEKGIKLKGIDFI is encoded by the coding sequence TTGCAGGAAAAGAAACTTACATACGCCGATTCCGGCGTAGACATTCATGAAGAGGAAGGAACAATTGGAAACCTGACAAAAAGCATGACCTATCGCAGGGAAGGCATTGGTGCACCCCTGACAAACATCGGACATTATGCCGGCCTGATGGACTTCGGGGAACATGCACTTGCAATGGCCACAGATGGTGTCGGTTCAAAAGTCCTCATTGCAACGGAAATCGAAAAATGGGATACAGTGGGAATTGACTGTATTGCCATGAATGTCAACGATCTGCTGGCAATCGGTGCCGAACCCATCGGATTTGTGGATTACCTGGCAGTCGAAAAGCACTCCGAGGAATTTGCACGCCAGATTGGCGTCGGACTTGCAAAGGGTGCTGAGATCTCAAAGATGTCAATTCTTGGTGGCGAAACAGCTACTTTACCGGAAATTGTCAACGGATTTGATCTGGCAGGAACCTGTCTTGGAATGGTCAAGAAAGACGAGATAATAACTGGCGAAAAAGTGGAAATTGGCGATGTTCTTGTGGGCCTTCCAAGCAGCGGGATACACAGCAATGGCTATACCCTTGTCCGCAGGATAATTGAGGAATCCGGATATTCCTATCATGACCCCCTTCCTTACAACTGTTCAAAAACCATCGGTGAAGAGCTTATTACTCCAACAAGGATTTACATGGAAGTACTGGACGTGATCCGGGAATGCAACGTTCACGGTCTTGCACACATTACCGGCAGTGGTTTGCTGAAACTCCAGAGGGTTACCGATCTTGGATTTGAATTCATCGACCCGATTGAACCACCGGAAGTTTTCAAGTTCCTTCAGAAGGAAGGCGGAGTAGATGAAGCTGAAATGTACCGCACCTTCAACATGGGAATGGGCTTTTTGATTATTCTCCCACCGGAAGAAGCTGAAAAAGCTGTCAACCTCTGCAATGGTAAAATTGTCGGGAAGATTGTGGAAAAGGGTATTAAACTAAAAGGAATAGACTTCATCTAA
- a CDS encoding HD domain-containing protein: protein MRLAGLLHDIGHYPFSHAMEDAIKEHLKKPSQDLDNTTIDDLHSETFLNHESVGREILRLDVEIRTILESNNYDVHEIYSLFISNGEKFDYEDEKQFNISNIISSDLDADRLDYLLRSAYHLGLPYGSTDLQYILLQMKLDADQNICIDPKALRTVDHFLLCRYFDYSQVIYHKSVVAFEEVLKKVILYLLENNELQYISEENKSLIEDSGWYEYDDLYVMNKIRDYYKKSDLEPSIQLLIKSLINRVPPKEVLRLESIQDRNSYSNKHISAFRDFKNWLPEISEKFSIPEEDVIIWDLKGFSITKIGRSFEIESDESGIDEGIRKTVRIYDRISGTSVPIMQRDDSLMYFLSGKALYSIRLYILFDKDIISSEDMVAKVDEIKNYIQNKWPREWK from the coding sequence ATTCGACTTGCTGGGCTTTTGCATGATATCGGACATTATCCATTCTCACATGCTATGGAAGATGCCATAAAAGAGCATTTAAAAAAACCATCCCAGGATTTAGACAACACCACAATAGACGACCTTCATTCGGAGACATTTTTAAATCACGAATCAGTTGGAAGGGAAATACTCCGTTTGGATGTGGAAATACGAACTATTCTTGAAAGCAATAACTATGATGTCCATGAAATATACTCTTTGTTCATCAGTAACGGCGAAAAATTTGATTATGAAGACGAAAAGCAGTTCAATATTTCTAATATAATTAGTTCAGATCTTGATGCTGATCGATTAGACTATCTACTTAGATCTGCATATCATCTTGGATTGCCTTATGGCTCTACTGATCTCCAATATATATTGTTACAAATGAAATTAGATGCAGATCAGAATATTTGCATCGATCCAAAAGCATTAAGAACGGTAGATCATTTTTTGCTATGTAGGTATTTTGATTATTCTCAAGTAATTTATCATAAATCAGTAGTAGCATTTGAAGAAGTATTAAAGAAAGTTATTCTGTATCTGCTTGAAAATAATGAGCTACAATATATTTCAGAAGAAAATAAATCATTGATCGAAGATAGTGGATGGTATGAATATGATGATTTGTATGTCATGAACAAGATCAGAGACTATTACAAAAAAAGTGATCTTGAACCATCTATTCAACTTTTGATAAAATCACTCATAAACCGGGTTCCTCCAAAAGAAGTTCTAAGGTTGGAGTCAATTCAAGATCGTAACTCTTATTCAAATAAACATATCTCAGCATTTCGTGATTTTAAAAATTGGCTCCCAGAAATTTCGGAAAAGTTTAGCATTCCTGAGGAAGACGTGATAATCTGGGATCTCAAAGGATTTAGTATTACAAAAATTGGAAGAAGTTTTGAAATTGAGAGTGACGAATCTGGTATAGACGAAGGAATTCGAAAAACGGTTCGAATTTATGATAGAATTTCAGGTACATCAGTTCCAATTATGCAGAGGGATGATTCTTTAATGTATTTTTTGTCTGGAAAGGCGCTTTACTCAATCAGACTTTACATCTTATTTGATAAAGACATTATATCATCAGAGGATATGGTGGCCAAAGTAGATGAGATAAAAAATTACATTCAGAATAAATGGCCAAGAGAATGGAAATAA
- a CDS encoding LamG-like jellyroll fold domain-containing protein yields the protein MKTLSSDESAVAEVVGEILLSAIAVLAFAAIVTFIFANLGADESARVDVDAWTDIDTDTVSFRHTGGETIDVSDIAFLVNINGTIERIDSSQISSFYGRDIWEFGDTIELNVSDMFGYNITENSSIESKLIHTSANLVVFDSFLSGSSSLSSGSGGVTPDPTCGFARWAFDTGSGSIAYDSVGSYDATIYGATWISAIDGNGLSFDGTNDYVQKTMDLPQNEITVMFWMKSSDSSKSGTPFSYAASHNNEFLIYNYRSFAIYRGNSNVATGVSANDGDWHHIAVTWKGSDGSTKLYKDGSLAYSGTLASGTSIGTGGSVVMGQEQDSVGGGFALNQAFLGDLDDVRICDSILSESEITQIYNAVTLPQGSESYRVSASSDDAEERVSNGAMSLTSSDLELIRDGSQDQVTGMRFQNVDIPQGSTISSAKIVFIIDENNAQPTTLNIYGHDIDDSPEFSSSDYNISSRAGTSAVVQWNSLPSPDVGETLESPDISSVVQEIVSRSGWSSGNSMTVIINGTGKRVVESYDGVSSSAPLLVVEYS from the coding sequence ATGAAAACGCTTTCAAGCGACGAATCTGCAGTAGCAGAGGTCGTTGGAGAGATTCTTTTGAGTGCGATTGCAGTTCTGGCATTTGCTGCCATTGTCACTTTTATTTTTGCAAACCTTGGGGCAGACGAATCCGCACGAGTGGATGTAGATGCCTGGACGGATATTGACACTGATACGGTTTCCTTCAGGCATACCGGTGGAGAAACCATAGATGTCAGCGACATCGCATTTCTGGTGAATATTAACGGTACCATTGAGCGAATCGATTCTTCCCAGATTTCTTCTTTCTATGGCAGGGACATATGGGAATTTGGCGACACAATTGAACTGAATGTATCGGATATGTTCGGGTACAACATTACTGAAAACAGCTCAATTGAATCGAAACTTATTCACACTTCTGCAAACCTTGTTGTTTTTGACAGTTTCTTATCTGGAAGTTCTTCACTCTCATCAGGATCTGGTGGAGTGACGCCTGATCCCACATGTGGATTTGCAAGATGGGCATTTGACACCGGTTCCGGATCAATTGCATATGATAGCGTAGGTTCTTACGATGCTACAATCTATGGGGCTACCTGGATTTCTGCAATAGATGGCAATGGTTTGTCATTTGACGGAACCAATGATTATGTACAGAAAACCATGGATCTGCCACAGAATGAAATAACTGTTATGTTCTGGATGAAGAGTTCGGACAGCAGCAAAAGTGGAACTCCGTTCTCATATGCTGCTTCTCACAATAATGAATTCCTGATCTATAACTACCGATCGTTTGCCATATACAGGGGTAATTCCAATGTTGCCACCGGTGTATCCGCAAATGACGGGGATTGGCATCATATTGCTGTTACATGGAAAGGCTCGGACGGCTCCACTAAATTGTACAAAGACGGCTCTCTTGCATATTCCGGTACTCTTGCAAGCGGAACTTCTATTGGTACCGGTGGTTCAGTAGTGATGGGACAGGAACAGGATTCAGTTGGTGGAGGGTTTGCCTTAAACCAGGCATTCCTGGGTGATTTGGATGATGTAAGGATATGTGATTCAATTCTCAGTGAATCGGAAATTACACAAATATACAATGCAGTTACACTTCCTCAGGGCAGTGAATCATACCGTGTGAGTGCTTCCAGTGATGATGCAGAGGAGAGGGTTTCAAATGGTGCGATGTCGCTCACGAGCAGTGATCTTGAACTGATTCGTGATGGCAGTCAGGATCAGGTAACAGGAATGCGTTTCCAGAACGTTGATATCCCACAGGGAAGCACGATTAGCAGTGCTAAAATAGTGTTTATTATTGACGAAAACAATGCTCAACCAACTACTCTGAATATTTATGGTCATGACATTGATGATTCGCCGGAGTTTAGCAGTTCAGATTATAACATAAGCAGCCGTGCAGGAACTTCTGCTGTTGTCCAGTGGAACAGTCTTCCCTCTCCGGATGTAGGCGAAACTCTCGAATCCCCGGACATATCAAGTGTCGTGCAGGAAATCGTAAGCAGATCGGGCTGGAGTTCAGGAAACTCGATGACAGTAATAATTAACGGCACAGGAAAACGTGTTGTTGAATCCTATGATGGTGTTTCTTCCAGTGCCCCCCTCCTTGTTGTGGAATACAGCTAA
- a CDS encoding Hsp20/alpha crystallin family protein yields MKRGLIRRPSVPIVSRWDPFDEIRQTQEHLNQLFKDFMPSIEWKGGDVFSPLVDIQEKDDSVVVTTDLPGVDKGDVDIRIGEGYIEISAESKKEEESEKEGYVQKERSYSRFSRAVSLPSNVTEEGAKAKLEDGVLTVTLPKTKTAEKPKIEIE; encoded by the coding sequence ATGAAAAGGGGTTTAATTCGCAGACCTTCGGTACCGATAGTTAGCCGCTGGGATCCATTTGATGAGATTCGCCAGACCCAGGAACACCTGAACCAACTTTTTAAGGATTTCATGCCATCCATAGAATGGAAAGGTGGGGATGTGTTCTCTCCTCTTGTGGATATTCAGGAAAAAGATGATTCAGTAGTTGTTACAACCGATCTTCCGGGAGTTGACAAAGGTGATGTGGATATCCGCATAGGTGAGGGCTACATTGAGATAAGCGCAGAGTCAAAAAAGGAGGAAGAATCTGAGAAAGAAGGCTATGTCCAGAAGGAACGTAGCTATTCCAGATTCTCAAGGGCTGTATCCTTGCCTTCCAATGTAACCGAGGAAGGCGCAAAGGCAAAACTCGAGGACGGTGTATTGACAGTAACTCTTCCAAAGACCAAGACGGCAGAAAAACCAAAGATAGAGATTGAATAA
- a CDS encoding right-handed parallel beta-helix repeat-containing protein — MEKRGTFLKCILPGILLALFMPGITVVASAAVYLVDSGESIQATIENSNTGDTIIVNSGTYHEAVTLNKPGLILKGSDSGNGYPTVISGSSNGIAIEADGCVVENVHITKSKCGIFVTSDNNIIRNNEANHNENGIILDNSDNNVLVGNIINSSLKFGMTMQFSHNNTFVDNIACENGGDAFVVHDSDYNTFVGNNLISNGDDGIDLASSDYNILSDNIAQSNSWFGVNLEKCYYNEFMNNSIISNHDYGIYLYYSGNNILKNNNVSSNGYYGFRLQSSDYNELVNNNAISNHDTGI; from the coding sequence ATGGAAAAGCGGGGTACTTTCCTGAAATGCATCTTGCCGGGCATATTGCTTGCTCTTTTTATGCCGGGCATAACCGTGGTTGCATCGGCAGCCGTATATTTAGTTGACAGCGGGGAGTCCATACAGGCAACAATTGAAAATTCAAATACCGGAGATACAATAATTGTCAACAGTGGAACTTACCATGAAGCCGTTACTTTAAACAAACCCGGGCTTATTCTTAAAGGGAGTGATTCGGGAAATGGATATCCAACTGTAATCAGTGGCAGTTCAAATGGCATTGCAATTGAAGCGGATGGATGTGTTGTTGAAAATGTCCATATCACAAAATCAAAATGCGGTATTTTTGTAACCTCGGACAATAACATCATAAGAAATAATGAAGCAAACCACAATGAAAACGGAATCATTCTGGATAATTCTGATAATAATGTGCTTGTGGGAAACATTATCAATTCAAGCTTAAAGTTTGGAATGACCATGCAATTTTCCCATAACAACACGTTTGTAGACAATATTGCATGTGAAAACGGAGGAGATGCCTTCGTGGTTCATGACTCTGATTATAATACATTTGTTGGCAACAATCTAATTTCAAATGGTGACGACGGGATTGATCTGGCGTCATCTGACTACAACATACTTTCGGATAATATTGCACAATCGAATAGCTGGTTTGGAGTCAACCTCGAGAAATGTTATTACAATGAATTCATGAACAACAGCATCATCTCAAACCATGATTATGGTATTTATCTCTACTACTCCGGCAACAACATCCTGAAAAACAACAATGTCAGTTCTAATGGGTACTATGGATTCCGCCTTCAATCATCAGATTACAATGAGCTCGTAAACAATAATGCTATCTCAAACCATGACACCGGGATATAG
- a CDS encoding right-handed parallel beta-helix repeat-containing protein produces MRESRHNVFVGNIANSNSENGFEMSGDSTDNRFTNNTAISNEVFGISMESAYDNIFSGNLVHSNLNGDFYGDYYPNKWSTDNSEEVYGNLFQRYMATNSSEYSGIAELYYRESGGEWIKCDEYNDVELRCSTILSDHCDFYTIEDDSSTSGSLALEYSENNGQSSGEQLSDTSYVNDSSGNTKPKMPGPGILISILSVIIAFLLKRK; encoded by the coding sequence CTGAGAGAATCACGGCACAATGTTTTTGTGGGAAATATTGCAAATTCAAATTCCGAAAACGGTTTTGAAATGTCTGGAGATTCAACAGATAACCGGTTTACAAACAACACTGCCATCTCCAACGAGGTGTTTGGAATCAGCATGGAATCCGCATACGACAATATTTTCTCAGGGAATCTGGTACACAGCAACTTGAATGGAGATTTCTACGGTGATTACTACCCCAACAAATGGAGTACAGATAACTCTGAAGAGGTTTATGGAAACCTTTTCCAGAGGTATATGGCAACAAATTCAAGTGAATATTCGGGAATAGCAGAATTGTATTACAGGGAAAGTGGAGGAGAATGGATCAAATGTGACGAATACAATGATGTCGAACTCAGATGCTCCACAATTCTTTCCGATCATTGCGACTTCTACACCATCGAAGATGACTCAAGTACATCCGGCAGTTTGGCCCTCGAATACTCTGAAAATAACGGCCAGTCATCCGGAGAGCAGCTTTCTGATACCTCCTACGTCAACGACAGCTCAGGAAATACGAAACCGAAAATGCCAGGCCCTGGAATACTCATCTCAATCCTGTCGGTTATAATTGCGTTTTTGCTGAAGCGCAAATAA
- a CDS encoding DUF1894 domain-containing protein, which produces MSCINDIPYEIMLKGASQKECEDFVIRNSDEVYHVPAGYTIRGVMLRGAETIPIGIREKAIYFQYVKPCAGLFVLKLDNAEDEIEKLRKSGY; this is translated from the coding sequence ATGTCCTGTATCAATGATATTCCTTACGAAATAATGCTCAAAGGGGCGTCCCAAAAAGAATGTGAGGACTTCGTCATACGTAATTCCGATGAAGTCTACCATGTTCCAGCGGGTTACACAATTCGAGGCGTTATGCTCAGGGGAGCAGAAACCATTCCAATTGGCATTCGCGAAAAGGCAATCTATTTCCAGTATGTAAAACCCTGTGCAGGGCTGTTTGTGCTCAAACTGGACAATGCCGAAGATGAAATTGAAAAACTCCGCAAAAGCGGATACTGA